One genomic region from Reichenbachiella ulvae encodes:
- a CDS encoding SIR2 family NAD-dependent protein deacylase has translation MKKIVVLTGAGISAESGIRTFRDSNGLWEGHDVMEVASPQGWDRNPELVLDFYNQRRKQALTAEPNEGHLALVDLEKDFEVSIVTQNVDNLHEKAGSKYVIHLHGELFKSRSTADERLVYDMEGWELNWGDTCEKGAQLRPHIVWFGEMVPMMEAGIREAMDADIFMVVGTSLVVYPAASLLQYAKLNIPKFVIDPAMPELPSYKQLYCYEEKASTGVVKAIEKIRKDFG, from the coding sequence ATGAAGAAAATAGTGGTTTTGACTGGTGCTGGGATTAGCGCCGAGAGCGGTATCCGTACCTTTAGAGATTCCAATGGGCTGTGGGAAGGACATGATGTAATGGAGGTGGCCTCTCCACAGGGCTGGGACAGGAACCCTGAGCTGGTATTGGATTTTTACAATCAAAGGAGAAAACAAGCCTTGACTGCCGAGCCTAATGAAGGCCATCTGGCTTTGGTAGACCTGGAGAAAGATTTTGAAGTTAGCATCGTGACTCAAAATGTAGATAACCTACATGAGAAAGCGGGTTCTAAGTACGTGATCCATCTTCATGGGGAGCTATTCAAGTCCCGAAGTACAGCGGACGAAAGGCTGGTGTATGATATGGAAGGATGGGAGCTCAACTGGGGCGATACCTGTGAGAAGGGCGCGCAACTCAGGCCTCATATTGTTTGGTTTGGCGAGATGGTACCTATGATGGAAGCAGGTATCAGGGAGGCTATGGATGCAGATATTTTTATGGTGGTCGGGACCTCTTTGGTAGTCTATCCTGCGGCTAGTCTGCTGCAGTATGCCAAGTTAAATATTCCCAAGTTTGTCATTGATCCGGCTATGCCGGAGTTGCCCAGTTATAAGCAACTTTATTGCTACGAAGAAAAGGCCAGCACAGGTGTGGTGAAGGCGATAGAGAAAATTCGCAAGGATTTTGGTTGA
- a CDS encoding alkane 1-monooxygenase yields MNFRFLKYLSAFSIPLVAFFSMTSSGWWTWSALLYSYFMIPALEFFFPSDSRNLESAEEEVIKQDRIYDFLVYAIVPVQYGLLIYFLSRMSGSSFTTIENIGLISAMGISCGVLGINVGHELGHRVKKGERLLAKLLLLTSLYMHFYIEHNRGHHKNVSTPEDPSSARQGEPVYFFWVRSISMAYVSAWGLERNRLKSKGLPFFSLQNEMLIFQMIQLALVLAIYSFFGWWAMLAFLMAALIGILQLETVNYIEHYGLSRNKSDSGRYERVMPWHSWNSNHMLGRLMLFELSRHSDHHYLASRKYQILRHHEGSPQMPTGYPGMMLLSLVPPLWFWVMNPKVGAISAASTPS; encoded by the coding sequence ATGAATTTTCGTTTTCTAAAATACCTGAGTGCCTTTAGCATTCCTCTTGTGGCTTTTTTCTCCATGACCTCTTCAGGGTGGTGGACATGGTCGGCCCTTCTATATTCCTATTTCATGATCCCGGCATTGGAATTTTTCTTCCCCTCTGATAGTCGCAATTTAGAGTCAGCAGAAGAGGAGGTCATCAAGCAAGATCGAATCTATGATTTTCTGGTTTACGCGATTGTCCCTGTTCAATATGGCTTGTTGATTTATTTCCTATCTAGGATGAGCGGATCATCCTTTACTACGATAGAGAACATAGGTCTAATTTCGGCGATGGGTATCTCCTGCGGGGTGTTAGGAATCAACGTGGGCCATGAGCTCGGTCACCGTGTCAAAAAAGGGGAGCGACTGCTGGCAAAACTGCTCTTGCTCACATCGCTTTACATGCATTTTTATATAGAGCACAATCGGGGACATCACAAAAATGTTTCAACTCCTGAGGATCCTTCGTCAGCCAGACAAGGTGAACCTGTTTATTTCTTTTGGGTTCGATCCATCAGTATGGCATATGTTTCTGCCTGGGGATTGGAAAGGAATCGGTTGAAGTCTAAAGGCCTGCCATTTTTTAGTCTACAAAATGAGATGTTAATTTTTCAGATGATACAATTGGCTCTGGTGTTGGCGATTTACTCTTTCTTTGGTTGGTGGGCTATGTTGGCTTTTCTGATGGCAGCTTTGATTGGGATACTGCAATTGGAGACTGTCAACTACATAGAGCACTATGGCCTGAGTCGCAACAAGAGTGACAGTGGTAGATACGAGCGTGTGATGCCCTGGCATTCCTGGAATTCCAATCATATGCTGGGGCGATTGATGTTATTTGAATTGTCGAGACATTCGGATCATCACTATTTGGCAAGTCGAAAGTACCAGATCCTGAGGCATCACGAAGGCAGTCCTCAGATGCCAACTGGCTATCCGGGAATGATGCTTCTGTCTCTTGTGCCTCCTTTGTGGTTTTGGGTGATGAACCCGAAGGTGGGCGCTATCAGTGCAGCGTCCACTCCGTCATAA
- a CDS encoding acetate/propionate family kinase produces the protein MKILVLNSGSSSLKFQLFNMPEGEVLCAGLVEKIGEKEGNLEITAGEESIAIQAPFSDHKDALNQVAKSLMDPKLAIISSPEEIDAVGHRVVHGGESFSATTLIDEEVKNKIRDLIPLAPLHNPANLQGIEVAEKVFEAAKQYAVFDTAFHSTIPESAYRFAIPEELYKKYGTRVYGFHGTSHRFVSRQAIEHLGLANQESKIITIHLGNGCSMAAIKDGKCIDTSMGLGPLSGLIMGTRSGDIDPSVIFYLLEQGYEIEEIKNILNKKSGMKGLTGDNDLRNINERAANGDSAAQTALDMYSYRIKKYIGSYIAALGGLDAIVFTAGVGENDAATRANSCQGLEAFGISIDETANQIRSKELREIQNGKVKVLVIPTNEEFEIARQSYQLKQGENPY, from the coding sequence ATGAAAATATTGGTTTTGAATTCCGGCAGTTCTTCACTGAAGTTCCAACTATTCAATATGCCTGAAGGGGAAGTCCTCTGTGCAGGACTGGTTGAAAAAATCGGGGAAAAGGAAGGGAATCTAGAAATAACAGCTGGAGAAGAATCCATTGCTATTCAGGCTCCATTCTCAGACCATAAAGACGCCCTGAATCAGGTCGCCAAAAGTTTGATGGATCCTAAATTGGCCATTATCTCCTCTCCAGAAGAAATAGATGCGGTTGGACACCGTGTTGTTCATGGAGGGGAAAGCTTCAGTGCTACTACACTGATAGACGAAGAAGTGAAAAACAAAATCAGAGACCTGATCCCACTTGCTCCTTTGCACAACCCAGCGAACCTGCAAGGTATCGAAGTGGCAGAAAAAGTCTTTGAAGCGGCAAAACAATATGCAGTCTTTGATACAGCCTTTCATTCTACGATTCCAGAATCGGCCTATCGCTTTGCTATACCCGAGGAGCTGTACAAGAAGTACGGAACCAGAGTCTATGGCTTCCATGGCACCTCTCACCGATTCGTGTCGCGACAGGCCATAGAGCATCTCGGACTGGCCAATCAAGAGAGTAAAATCATCACCATTCATCTGGGCAATGGCTGTAGTATGGCGGCTATTAAAGATGGAAAGTGCATCGACACCTCCATGGGACTAGGCCCCCTCTCTGGCCTCATCATGGGCACACGATCTGGGGATATCGACCCTTCGGTCATATTCTACCTCCTAGAGCAGGGATATGAAATCGAAGAGATCAAAAACATCCTAAACAAAAAGAGCGGTATGAAAGGCCTCACTGGAGACAATGACCTTCGCAACATCAATGAAAGAGCCGCAAACGGGGACTCAGCAGCACAAACGGCTTTGGACATGTACAGCTACCGCATCAAAAAATACATCGGTTCTTATATAGCTGCTCTAGGCGGCCTGGACGCGATCGTATTCACTGCGGGAGTCGGAGAAAATGATGCTGCCACTAGAGCCAACAGCTGCCAGGGACTTGAGGCATTTGGCATCTCCATCGACGAGACTGCAAACCAAATTCGAAGCAAAGAACTCCGTGAAATTCAAAATGGAAAGGTGAAGGTTTTGGTGATCCCAACTAACGAGGAATTCGAAATCGCACGACAGAGTTATCAATTGAAACAAGGAGAAAATCCATATTAG
- a CDS encoding molybdenum cofactor biosynthesis protein MoaE: MIQIVNHKIDTLALIESVKDDGGGAIDVFIGTTRNQTKGKKVLRLDFEAYEPMAIKELQKIADRACSQWGILNYAIVHRVGTVEIGEEAVVIAVSTPHREHAFQACKFIIDELKKTVPIWKKEIFEDGEVWVAAHP; the protein is encoded by the coding sequence ATGATTCAGATTGTAAACCATAAGATAGATACGCTGGCCCTGATCGAATCGGTCAAAGACGATGGGGGAGGAGCCATAGATGTTTTCATAGGGACGACTCGCAACCAAACCAAAGGCAAAAAGGTACTGCGTCTGGACTTTGAAGCCTACGAACCCATGGCGATCAAGGAGCTGCAGAAGATTGCAGACCGTGCCTGTAGCCAATGGGGCATTTTGAATTATGCGATCGTGCATCGGGTAGGAACAGTAGAGATCGGTGAGGAGGCAGTGGTCATCGCCGTGTCGACTCCTCATCGGGAGCATGCCTTTCAGGCCTGTAAATTCATCATTGACGAACTTAAGAAAACAGTACCGATCTGGAAAAAGGAAATCTTCGAGGATGGAGAGGTCTGGGTAGCGGCGCACCCGTGA
- a CDS encoding DUF7009 family protein: MKLRILNNSIRLRVSQSEVDQFEQTGKVSGRTDFGNQSLVYTLAIKEGISKIDSSFENNEIIIFVPTSEAKAWLNPENVGFRNEEGSDLKILVEKDFQCLHKRPDEDESDSFPNPQAIQN, encoded by the coding sequence ATGAAATTAAGAATACTAAACAACTCCATCAGGTTAAGAGTGAGCCAAAGTGAAGTAGATCAGTTTGAGCAAACGGGAAAGGTTTCGGGGCGCACTGATTTTGGAAACCAAAGTTTAGTATACACCCTTGCAATCAAGGAGGGTATTTCTAAGATCGACTCAAGTTTTGAAAACAATGAGATCATCATCTTCGTTCCTACTTCAGAGGCCAAAGCCTGGTTAAATCCAGAGAATGTTGGTTTCAGAAACGAGGAAGGTTCGGATCTCAAAATCTTGGTAGAGAAAGATTTTCAATGCCTTCACAAGCGACCCGACGAAGATGAGTCAGACAGCTTTCCTAACCCACAGGCGATCCAAAACTAA
- a CDS encoding ROK family protein: MAEYVLGIDIGGTNTKFGLVDRDGNIKNEGNFPTQADADINTFLDLLYSHVIELIQDNHVIGAGVGAPNGNYYKGTIEHAPNLNWGEIVEFRQLFQDKFKIPVALTNDANAAALGEMLFGGAKGMKDFVLFTLGTGLGSGIVVDGKLVYGYSGMAGEIGHVSVNPDGRHCACGRKGCLETYVSATGIKRTVSKLMADYTRPSVLRDVPYNQIDGKVITDAAKNHDYIAIKAFEYTGKILGQKLADTVLHTSPKTIFLFGGLVKAGEYLLDPAKHYMEEKMFKPFKNMVDLRPSSLMDRNAAVLGGAALGWTEFEQKVSIA; encoded by the coding sequence ATGGCTGAATACGTACTAGGAATTGATATTGGGGGAACAAATACTAAATTTGGATTGGTCGACCGAGATGGAAACATCAAAAATGAGGGTAATTTCCCAACTCAGGCCGATGCTGATATCAATACTTTCTTGGATTTGCTCTACAGCCACGTGATCGAATTAATCCAGGATAACCATGTGATTGGCGCTGGAGTCGGAGCTCCAAACGGCAATTACTACAAGGGGACTATCGAACACGCACCGAACCTCAATTGGGGTGAGATAGTTGAATTCAGACAGCTGTTTCAAGATAAATTTAAGATACCTGTTGCCTTGACCAATGATGCCAATGCTGCGGCCTTGGGTGAGATGCTATTCGGGGGTGCCAAGGGGATGAAGGACTTCGTTCTTTTTACCTTAGGGACTGGACTAGGAAGTGGTATCGTCGTAGATGGTAAGTTGGTCTATGGATATTCAGGAATGGCCGGTGAGATTGGACATGTCAGCGTGAACCCTGATGGCCGCCATTGTGCTTGTGGACGCAAGGGTTGTCTCGAAACTTACGTGTCCGCTACAGGGATCAAAAGAACCGTTTCTAAGTTAATGGCCGACTACACGCGTCCAAGTGTATTGCGTGATGTTCCTTACAATCAAATTGACGGAAAGGTAATCACCGATGCAGCCAAAAACCACGATTATATAGCCATCAAGGCATTCGAATACACTGGGAAAATCCTTGGACAGAAATTAGCAGATACCGTATTGCATACTAGTCCAAAAACAATCTTTTTATTCGGTGGTTTAGTGAAAGCGGGAGAGTATCTCCTGGACCCAGCCAAACACTACATGGAAGAAAAGATGTTTAAGCCATTTAAGAATATGGTAGACCTTAGACCTTCTTCTCTAATGGATCGCAATGCTGCGGTACTGGGTGGGGCTGCCTTGGGCTGGACCGAGTTCGAGCAGAAAGTGTCTATCGCCTAA
- a CDS encoding YheT family hydrolase has translation MPIIPHSAYGNFLHPLRSGHLETILPSLYRKVRGVTYKRERIETVDGDFLDLDWLKRGSNKLIILSHGLEGSSERHYMKSAAKYFNQKGYDVLAWNYRSCSGEMNKNLRLYHHGVTDDLESVINHAIDTREYKRIGLVGYSMGGSTTLKYLGENGYNVPKHIVGAAVFSVPCNLWDSAHQLTFWENKFYQNRFLKKLKEKVKKKHEQFPKSFSIEGIDDITSFGQFDENYTAPLHGFRNARHFYKTSTSDLHYHSIKVPSLIVNALNDPMLGEKCYPYEACRQNEYLTLETPKSGGHVGFSLRGKTYSWMDKRAHEFIDSFMTEWTLH, from the coding sequence ATGCCCATTATTCCTCATTCTGCTTATGGCAATTTTCTTCATCCCTTAAGAAGTGGGCACCTCGAAACCATCCTACCTAGTTTATACCGAAAAGTACGTGGTGTTACGTACAAAAGAGAGCGCATCGAAACCGTAGATGGTGACTTTTTGGACTTGGATTGGCTCAAAAGAGGATCTAACAAGCTCATCATACTGTCTCATGGACTAGAAGGCAGTTCGGAGCGACACTACATGAAAAGTGCCGCCAAATATTTCAATCAAAAAGGATACGATGTTTTGGCCTGGAACTATCGAAGCTGCAGTGGGGAAATGAATAAAAACCTAAGACTCTATCATCATGGTGTGACCGACGATCTTGAGTCTGTGATTAATCATGCCATTGACACTCGAGAGTATAAACGAATCGGGCTGGTTGGCTACTCGATGGGTGGCAGCACTACTTTGAAATATCTGGGAGAAAATGGATATAACGTGCCCAAGCACATCGTAGGAGCTGCAGTATTTTCTGTGCCATGCAACCTTTGGGACAGTGCCCATCAGTTGACTTTTTGGGAAAACAAGTTTTATCAAAATCGATTTCTCAAGAAGCTGAAGGAAAAAGTAAAAAAGAAACATGAGCAGTTCCCAAAATCATTCAGCATTGAGGGAATTGATGATATCACTTCATTTGGTCAGTTTGATGAGAACTACACCGCACCTCTACACGGTTTTAGAAATGCCCGTCATTTCTACAAGACCTCCACCTCTGACCTACACTACCACAGCATCAAAGTGCCATCGCTCATTGTGAATGCGCTAAACGATCCGATGTTGGGCGAAAAGTGCTACCCCTACGAAGCTTGTAGACAAAACGAATACCTCACATTAGAAACACCAAAATCAGGAGGACATGTAGGCTTTAGTCTCAGAGGCAAGACCTACAGCTGGATGGACAAGCGGGCACACGAGTTCATAGATAGTTTTATGACGGAGTGGACGCTGCACTGA
- the moaD gene encoding molybdopterin converting factor subunit 1: protein MTITILAFGIARDLFGDRTIKLDLKGGETVAEVMSLLKDRYEGLKQLKSVVLAVNEDYVEDDYQIKSGDELAIIPPVSGG from the coding sequence ATGACCATTACCATTTTAGCTTTTGGGATTGCCCGGGATTTGTTTGGGGATAGGACGATCAAACTGGATCTGAAAGGAGGAGAGACTGTGGCTGAAGTTATGTCTTTGCTCAAGGACAGATATGAGGGGTTAAAGCAGCTCAAATCCGTGGTGCTGGCTGTCAATGAAGATTATGTAGAAGATGATTATCAAATCAAAAGTGGGGATGAACTGGCGATCATACCTCCGGTGAGTGGCGGATGA
- the moaA gene encoding GTP 3',8-cyclase MoaA — translation MQKQQHILTDNWGRQMDYLRIAITDRCNLRCFYCMPEEGIHYLPKKELLTYEEILRLTQIFSSLGVKKVRITGGEPFIRKDLMHLLKGIKAIEGIESLNITTNGVLTESFIPEMKELGINHVNLSLDSLDPENFFRITRRNEYQKVMSTLDALLSHGIHTKINMVVMNGKNEGEIISMAELARHKNIEVRFIEEMPFNGSETQQSKIWSAPQILETLRSHYPNLTAIQGDPHAPATQYTSPELNGSIGIIAAYSRSFCHGCNRIRLTATGTIKNCLYDNGVLDLKELMRSGTSDDQIKETLISTVKKKEKDGIIAEANRQNDAGITESMSTIGG, via the coding sequence TTGCAAAAACAGCAGCACATACTCACCGACAACTGGGGCAGACAGATGGACTACCTAAGGATAGCCATCACCGATCGCTGCAACCTGCGCTGTTTCTATTGCATGCCCGAAGAGGGAATCCATTACCTTCCTAAAAAGGAATTGCTCACTTATGAGGAGATATTGAGGCTAACGCAAATATTCTCGTCACTAGGAGTCAAAAAAGTCAGAATCACAGGCGGTGAACCTTTCATTAGAAAAGACCTGATGCATCTATTAAAGGGCATTAAAGCCATAGAAGGTATCGAATCGCTCAACATCACCACCAATGGGGTATTGACAGAGTCGTTTATACCTGAGATGAAAGAGCTAGGGATTAACCATGTCAATTTGAGTCTGGACAGCCTGGATCCAGAAAACTTCTTTCGGATCACCAGGAGAAACGAATACCAAAAGGTCATGAGTACCTTGGACGCCCTACTCTCGCACGGTATTCATACCAAAATCAACATGGTAGTGATGAATGGTAAAAATGAAGGTGAAATCATCAGCATGGCCGAACTGGCCCGTCACAAAAACATCGAAGTACGATTCATCGAGGAGATGCCCTTTAACGGTAGTGAGACACAGCAGTCAAAAATCTGGAGTGCTCCCCAAATCCTCGAGACGCTCCGATCACACTATCCCAATTTGACAGCTATCCAGGGAGATCCGCATGCCCCAGCTACTCAATATACTTCGCCAGAGCTCAACGGCAGCATAGGCATCATTGCAGCCTATAGTCGAAGCTTCTGCCACGGTTGCAACCGCATACGACTGACCGCTACCGGTACAATCAAAAATTGTCTTTATGATAATGGGGTACTGGATCTAAAAGAGCTGATGAGATCGGGGACATCTGATGATCAAATCAAAGAAACACTGATCAGCACTGTAAAAAAGAAAGAAAAAGACGGAATCATAGCAGAAGCCAATCGCCAAAACGATGCTGGCATCACCGAATCTATGTCAACTATTGGAGGTTGA
- a CDS encoding GSCFA domain-containing protein yields the protein MTHFRTELYIDENPDKIEYDSKILSMGSGFTRALSDPLAKYNFNIVSNPYGTIYNPVSLFNLIRFTAERTDINQNFVTEKEGYWNHFDFHPKQNYETRAELINSLQEKVDETHDYFKKSDYLILTLGSAFVYKLNSNKKIVANCHRADQKLFSKELLSPQTIVDSFRQIYKSLNGIKNIILVVSPVQHTKDTLTLNAVSKSVLRLAAHMIVNEFPYVKYFPAYEFLLGDLRGYQFYQKDLIHPNELATDYIFKKFVEAYFHKDIKEDILYIEDMLSEMHHAPYNPQSKDYQKTLREAMKRLDGLTEKMDLSDILNDLKGRMI from the coding sequence ATGACACATTTCAGGACCGAACTATATATTGATGAAAACCCCGATAAAATAGAGTATGACTCTAAAATCTTATCTATGGGTTCTGGCTTTACACGAGCTCTGTCCGATCCTTTGGCCAAGTATAACTTCAACATTGTTAGCAATCCCTATGGGACGATTTACAACCCGGTTTCGCTATTCAATTTGATTCGATTCACTGCCGAAAGGACTGACATCAATCAAAATTTCGTGACCGAAAAAGAAGGCTACTGGAACCATTTTGATTTTCACCCAAAGCAGAACTATGAAACTCGTGCAGAGCTCATCAACAGCCTTCAAGAGAAGGTTGATGAAACGCATGACTATTTCAAAAAAAGCGACTACCTCATACTTACTCTGGGTTCGGCATTTGTCTACAAGCTAAACAGCAATAAAAAAATCGTAGCAAATTGCCATAGGGCCGATCAGAAATTGTTTTCCAAGGAATTGCTGTCCCCACAAACGATCGTTGATAGTTTCAGACAGATATACAAGTCCCTGAATGGAATTAAAAACATCATCCTGGTGGTCAGCCCAGTACAACATACCAAAGACACCCTAACACTCAATGCCGTCAGCAAATCAGTACTTCGACTGGCAGCTCATATGATTGTCAATGAATTTCCTTATGTCAAGTACTTTCCTGCCTATGAATTCCTACTTGGAGATCTGAGAGGCTATCAGTTCTATCAAAAGGATCTGATCCACCCAAATGAATTAGCTACGGATTATATCTTCAAAAAATTCGTTGAAGCTTATTTTCATAAAGATATCAAAGAGGACATCTTGTACATCGAGGACATGCTGAGCGAAATGCATCACGCCCCCTACAACCCTCAAAGCAAAGACTATCAAAAAACTTTGAGAGAAGCGATGAAGCGTCTAGACGGATTGACTGAAAAGATGGATCTTTCAGACATCCTGAACGACTTGAAAGGAAGGATGATTTAA
- a CDS encoding single-stranded DNA-binding protein translates to MNTLKNHVQLIGRLGNDPELRNFDSGKQMTTFSLATNESYTNNQGEKVTDTQWHHVVAWGKKAQTINTYLKKGSEVAIQGKLVNRKYEKDGATKYVTEINLSEVLMLDKKND, encoded by the coding sequence ATGAATACTTTAAAAAATCACGTACAACTAATTGGTAGATTAGGCAACGATCCAGAATTGAGAAACTTCGATAGCGGAAAACAAATGACCACATTTTCGCTGGCGACCAACGAGAGCTACACCAACAATCAAGGTGAGAAGGTGACCGACACACAATGGCATCATGTGGTGGCATGGGGAAAGAAAGCCCAGACCATCAACACCTATCTAAAGAAAGGCAGCGAAGTAGCGATACAAGGCAAACTAGTCAATCGCAAATACGAAAAAGATGGTGCCACCAAATACGTCACCGAAATCAACCTCAGTGAAGTCCTGATGCTAGACAAGAAAAATGATTGA
- the pta gene encoding phosphate acetyltransferase: MSNSVFISTIEPNTGKSLISLGLMELLLRKTSKIGYFRPIIKGKQKRRDYHTELILSYFNLDQDYEDTYVFSGDQVNNMLGSGQFEKVIDQILEQYKKLEQKYDFILVEGTDFVGENIAFEFELNAAIAKNLGSPILIVGTGQNKSPEEATSALKFALDSFEEEECEVIGAIINRVEETTAESFKATLKKKLGGTGKNKELSVIPDNSILSSPSVAEIAEQINAKILFGTEYMHKQIVSRYSVAGMTLSNYLTFLTENCAVVASADRAEIIMGALQAHQSKNFPNISAIILTGGFDLPEPIYHLLKGLETTVPILKVTPNTFQTAIDLNNVKSNLSLENPDKIKLALKYFNDQIDATNLENKIISVKPRGMTPKMFKYSLNQMAYSNKMHIVLPEGNDERILRAAEQLQAMNIVELTLLYRNPEEVINKIKTMGLNLDLDKVHVMAPASSPNFKKYVNQLFEYRKAKGITMEIAEDLMNDVSYFGTMMVQMGDADGMVSGAVNTTQHTIRPALQFVKTKPGIKVVSSVFFMCLEHRVLVYGDCAVNPNPTAEQLAEIAVSSAETAKAFGVEPRVAMLSYSSGSSGKGEEVEKVRKATAIAKELAPHMMIEGPIQYDAAVDPEVGKKKMPDSEVAGQATVLIFPDLNTGNNTYKAVQRETGAIAIGPVLQGLNKPVNDLSRGCTVEDIVNTVIITAIQSQNTN; encoded by the coding sequence ATGTCAAATTCTGTTTTTATTTCGACAATAGAACCCAATACAGGTAAATCTCTCATTTCATTAGGCTTGATGGAGCTTCTTTTAAGAAAGACTTCAAAAATTGGATACTTCCGCCCCATCATCAAAGGCAAACAAAAAAGAAGGGATTATCATACCGAACTAATTCTGTCCTATTTCAATCTGGATCAAGATTATGAAGACACCTATGTCTTTTCAGGTGATCAGGTCAACAATATGTTAGGATCAGGTCAGTTCGAAAAAGTAATTGATCAGATACTGGAGCAATACAAAAAACTAGAACAAAAGTATGACTTCATCCTCGTAGAGGGAACCGACTTTGTTGGTGAGAACATAGCTTTTGAATTTGAACTGAATGCGGCCATTGCCAAAAACCTGGGTAGCCCGATTCTCATCGTAGGTACGGGTCAAAACAAAAGCCCTGAGGAAGCAACGAGCGCACTCAAATTTGCACTGGATTCCTTCGAAGAAGAAGAGTGTGAGGTAATAGGTGCTATCATCAACCGCGTTGAAGAAACGACAGCCGAATCCTTTAAAGCTACCTTGAAAAAGAAACTAGGGGGAACAGGTAAAAACAAAGAGCTGTCCGTTATCCCAGACAACAGCATCTTGAGTAGTCCAAGTGTTGCAGAGATTGCAGAGCAAATCAACGCCAAAATACTATTTGGTACGGAGTACATGCACAAGCAGATCGTCAGTCGATACTCTGTAGCTGGTATGACGCTTTCTAACTACCTGACCTTCCTGACGGAAAATTGTGCCGTGGTGGCTTCCGCTGACCGTGCAGAGATTATCATGGGAGCCTTGCAAGCTCACCAGTCTAAGAACTTCCCCAACATCTCTGCCATCATCCTGACAGGTGGATTTGATCTACCTGAGCCGATTTATCATCTATTGAAAGGGCTGGAGACTACAGTCCCTATTTTGAAGGTGACACCTAACACCTTTCAAACTGCGATCGATCTAAACAACGTAAAATCCAATTTGTCTCTCGAGAACCCAGACAAAATCAAATTGGCTCTGAAGTATTTCAATGATCAGATCGACGCGACCAATCTGGAAAACAAAATCATCAGTGTCAAACCGAGAGGGATGACACCAAAGATGTTCAAATACAGCCTGAACCAAATGGCTTACTCTAACAAGATGCACATCGTTTTACCGGAGGGAAATGACGAACGCATATTGAGAGCAGCAGAGCAGCTTCAAGCCATGAACATTGTCGAACTAACGCTCCTATATAGAAATCCAGAGGAAGTCATCAACAAAATCAAAACGATGGGTCTCAACCTGGATTTGGACAAGGTGCATGTGATGGCTCCTGCCTCTTCCCCTAACTTCAAGAAGTATGTCAATCAGCTTTTCGAATACAGAAAGGCCAAAGGCATCACTATGGAAATAGCAGAAGACCTGATGAACGATGTATCCTATTTTGGCACCATGATGGTACAAATGGGAGATGCTGATGGCATGGTATCTGGTGCAGTCAACACGACGCAGCACACCATCAGACCTGCCCTCCAGTTCGTCAAAACAAAACCGGGTATCAAAGTGGTCTCTTCAGTCTTCTTCATGTGCCTGGAGCACCGTGTCTTGGTCTATGGTGACTGTGCAGTCAACCCTAATCCTACAGCCGAACAATTGGCTGAGATAGCGGTTTCATCTGCCGAAACAGCCAAAGCCTTTGGGGTGGAACCAAGAGTAGCCATGCTATCTTACTCTTCCGGATCATCTGGAAAAGGCGAGGAAGTCGAAAAGGTGAGAAAAGCCACAGCCATTGCCAAGGAATTGGCACCTCATATGATGATCGAAGGGCCGATCCAATATGATGCTGCGGTGGATCCAGAGGTAGGCAAGAAGAAAATGCCAGATTCTGAGGTTGCGGGTCAGGCCACTGTATTGATCTTCCCTGATCTGAATACGGGCAACAATACTTATAAGGCTGTACAGCGGGAAACTGGCGCCATAGCCATAGGACCGGTATTACAAGGACTCAACAAACCGGTAAATGACTTGAGTAGAGGATGTACTGTAGAGGATATCGTCAACACGGTAATCATCACGGCCATCCAATCACAAAACACGAATTAA